The Candidatus Nanopelagicales bacterium genome has a window encoding:
- a CDS encoding PD-(D/E)XK nuclease-like domain-containing protein, with the protein MSLPERIPARTEVPTEDGLFTVEENTYHRDRGSLSCSGAKLLLPPSCPAKFRQRMDNPPEPKPHFDFGSVVHTLTLGAGSDYAVLEPAIHGLKRDGTIADSPTATTAWKAADADARALGKIPIHVDDFTKARAMADAVRNHPEAGELFKRGHAEKSMYWTEPQSGIRLRGRADWLTLIGDRLTCVDLKTSVTANPTELVRPFWKFGYHLQAAWYRRLLIETGVSSDPDFVFVAVEKEPPYLVSVIRYDDEALAEGDRLNRAAIDTYARCMETGIWPSYVDEAVEIGLPPYAFDDEELELKL; encoded by the coding sequence GTGAGCCTTCCCGAGCGCATCCCGGCGCGCACCGAGGTACCTACCGAGGATGGCCTGTTCACGGTCGAAGAGAACACCTATCACCGGGACCGGGGCAGCCTGTCGTGCAGCGGCGCTAAGCTGCTGCTGCCGCCGAGTTGTCCGGCCAAGTTCCGGCAGCGGATGGACAACCCGCCAGAGCCCAAGCCGCACTTCGACTTCGGCAGCGTCGTCCACACCCTCACTCTCGGCGCTGGATCTGACTACGCCGTGCTGGAGCCGGCGATCCACGGGCTCAAGAGGGACGGCACCATTGCCGACAGCCCGACCGCCACGACCGCATGGAAAGCCGCCGACGCAGACGCCCGCGCGCTGGGCAAGATTCCGATCCATGTCGATGACTTCACCAAGGCCAGGGCGATGGCCGATGCGGTGCGCAATCATCCCGAAGCCGGCGAGTTGTTCAAGCGCGGCCACGCCGAGAAGTCGATGTACTGGACCGAGCCACAGTCGGGCATTCGCCTTCGGGGCCGGGCCGACTGGCTGACGCTCATCGGCGATCGGCTGACATGTGTCGATCTCAAGACGAGCGTGACAGCCAACCCGACCGAGTTGGTGCGCCCGTTCTGGAAGTTCGGATACCACCTCCAGGCCGCGTGGTACCGGCGGCTGCTCATTGAGACCGGCGTATCCAGCGATCCCGACTTCGTGTTCGTGGCCGTCGAGAAGGAGCCGCCGTATCTCGTCTCGGTCATCCGCTACGACGACGAGGCGCTGGCCGAGGGGGACCGGCTCAACCGGGCCGCGATCGACACCTATGCGCGCTGCATGGAGACGGGCATCTGGCCGAGCTACGTCGATGAAGCGGTCGAGATCGGCCTGCCGCCATACGCATTCGATGACGAGGAACTGGAGCTGAAGCTGTGA